GTCACGCTCGTCCACAAGGGCAACATCATGAAGTTCACCGAAGGGCAGTTCGGCGAGTGGGGCATGGAGGTCGCCGAGGAGGAGTACCCCGACGAGGAAGTCTTCGCCGCGCCGGACTCGCTGTGGGAGACCCAGGACGAGGTCGACATCCCCGAGGATGCCGTCATGGTCGAAGAACGGCTGGCCGACGCAATGTTGCAGTGGATGCAACTGCGCACCGACGAGTTCGACGTCCTTGCGATGCCGAACCTCAACGGCGACTACCTCTCAGATGCCGCCGGGGCTCAGATCGGCGGGCTCGGCATCGCGCCGGGTGCGAACTTCGGCGACGCCCGCGTGCTGGCCGAGCCGGTCCACGGGTCCGCGCCCAAACGCGCTGGCCAGAACATGGCCAATCCGACCGCGATGATTCTCTCCGGTCGCCTCATGTTCGATTACATGGGCTGGGACGAGGCCGCTGACCTCGTGCGTGACGCCGTCGAGGAAACGATCTCCGCGGGCAAGGTCACCTACGACCTCGAACGCCAACTGGAGGACGCCGAGAAGCTCGGCACCGAGGAGTACGCCGAGGAAATCGTCGCGAATATCGAGGAACTCGCGTAAGACGGACAGTTTATTCGATTTTTTCGCACTCGTGTAAACGCAACGCCCTTTGCTGTCGATCGAGAATTCTCGCCAGTCACGACGATGGACGATTCCGACTATCGCATCGAAGGTAGCGGCGACCGCGAGGACGCCTACGAGGTTCGCTTTGCGGTCTTCGTCGAGGAGCAGGGCGTCGACCCCGATATCGAGGTCGACGAGCACGAAGACGAGGCGATCCACTTCGTGGCCTACGCGGACGACGAGCCTGTCGGGGCCGCCCGACTGCGTGAACCCGAGGCCGGCGTCGGGAAGGTCGAACGCCTTGCCGTCCTGCAATCCCATCGGGGGAACGGACTGGGCAAAGCCCTCATGAACGCCGTCGAGCGCGAGGCCCGTGATCGTGCCCTCACGACGCTGACCCTCCATGGCCAATTGCGTGTCGCCGAATTCTACGAGTATCTGGGCTACGAGCGCGCCAGTGAGGAGTTCATGGAGGCCGGGATTCCCCACGTCGAGATGACGAAGTCACTCGAGGCGTAGCCAGAGCGTTCAAGTCGCTCCCAAGACAGGGGCGTGTATGTACGCGGTCGTCGGGTGTTCGGCTTGCAGTGCACTGTGGGTGGTCGAAGGACGCCCCGAGACGACACAGTGTCCGCGCTGTGGGAAACGACGGCAATTCGACAGGCTCAAGAAGTTCGTCGAGACAGCAGAGGCCGATGCAGCCAGAGAGGTCAGGGCGGCGATGCTCGCCGAGCGCCAGGACCTGGGTGATGCCTTCGATGGACTGGATTCGTACGCGGAGATGGACGACCGCGTCCACGAGGACGTGATCGACGACGAGACGTATCTCGAATCGAAAGGGGTCGATAGCGAGCAGGTAAACGCGGCTGCCGACCGGGCGAGTGCGGGAGCGACGACGGGCCCAAGCCGCCGGGAGGTCGTCGTGGAAGCGCTCGAACGTCTCGACGAACCGGACGAAGATAGGGTGTGTCGGTACGCGAGCGAGCACGGCGTGTCAGAATCGTACGTGCGACAGGCACTCCAGTCGCTGGTCAGGTCGGGCCAGGTGACCGAAGAACGCGGGACGTACCGGCTACTGTGACGGCCGACAGGCGAGTCCGGCTGCCCACAATCGCACGGCTGTCACCACACGAACACTCCGGCCACAGCGCGGGCTGAGTGAAAGTGCCGTGAGCGATCCCGGCATAGCCGTCCCGTGTATCGCACAGTTTGAAGGGGGACGAGAGCAAACTCTGGAAGCGTGACCCAAGGAGACCTCGACGATTCGACCGTCTCGGTGCCGATCGTCGCTGGCCTCGGTCTCGTGGCGACCAGCGTCGTCTTTGCCGGCCGGACGGCTGCCGGCGTGACCGTTCGAATCAGCGGCTACGACGTGATCGCCCTCACAGCAGGCACACTGGCAGTCGGTCTCGGTGTCTGGGGCTTGCTCGCTGCGACTCGGGGGCCTACAGACGGGGTGTGGGCGCACTGTCGGGGTCGGCGGGCATGGCGATGGTCTTTCTGGCTCCACAGGCCCGCTCTGGCCCCCTGTTCGTCGGGACTGGCGCCATGATACTGGTTCTCAGTGGACTGTTTATGATCGCGGAAGGGCTTGGATACGAACTCGTCGCGGTCGACGATGACGAGGATGGTGAATCGAGTACAGCCCAAGAGTCAGAGATGGACGCCTGATTAGCGGCCGAGTTCTTCGTGGGCACTCGAAAGGTGTCGGGAGGCGAGTGCACCCAGCAGAGACAGTTCACCCGCAAGCGACGCGGCGGCAATGACCTCGGCGAGTTCGTCGGCGTTCGAACCGACCGGATCGCCACCACCCGCGACGCCGAGGATCGACAACGCTTCGGACTGGGTTGGCAGTGCGGTCCCACCACCGACGGTCCCCACTTCGAGCGACGCCAGCGTCACGCTGGCGTACAACCCGTCCTCACGGGCTTCCAGACTCGTAATCGCGTTCGATCCCTCGACTACTTGCGCTTCGTCTTGGCCCAGCGCGAGGAACGCGGCCCCGACGATGTTCGCCACGTGGGCGTTAAAGCCCAGACTGCCGGCTTTGGCACTCCCAACGAGGTTTTTCCGGGTGTTGACCGCCGCGATATCTTCGCTGGTCGCGTGAAAGCGGTCCGCGACGACCGCGTCCGGAATGAAGACGTCCGCACCGACCGTGTATCCCCGGCCCTCGACAGCATTGATAGCCGCGGGTTTCTTGTCCGAACAGAGGTTGCCCGACAGCGCCACTAGCTCTGCCGGTGTCTCGTCTTCGACGAGTTCACTCGCTGCGCGGCTCGCGATCGTGACCATGTTCATCCCCATCGCGTCACCCGTATCGTAGCGGAATCGGAGAAACACCGAGTCACCGACGACGTACGGCGTCACGTCCTCGAAGGCAATGTGGGGGTCGGTCTCCTCGGCGACGGATTCGATCTCGGCCTCGTGGTCGCGGACCCAGTCAGCGACCGCGGTAGCCTCGGCAACGTTGTCGACGGTAAATACCGGCGCGCGGGTAATTCCCGACTTCGCGATCGACGTCGTCGCACCACCCGCCTCTCGGATCGCAGTCATACCACGGTTGACACTCGCCACGAGCGCACCTTCGGTCGTCGCCAACGGGACCCGATAGTCGTCGTCGGCTACGTCGCCATCGACCGGGAGCGGTCCCGCAACGCCGAGTGGTACCTGGATCGCGCCGATCATGTTCTCGATATTGGGCTCGGCGTCGGCAGCATCGATCGAATACGAGCCGACCGTCTCCAAATCCGCCTCCGTCTCGGATTCGATGTAGGCTCTACGTGCACTCGCTGCCTCGTCGGCAGGCGCGTACTCGTCGAGTTCGTGCAGACGAAGTTCACCGCTCCGGAGACGCTCGAGGAGGTCAGTCGCGTCAGCCATACGCGTACACTCGACGGCTGGCCTCCTAACAGTTTGCGTTCCGGACGGCAATACCGAAGCGCCTCGAATCCGGAAACCAGTAGCTTGAAGGATCCTATCGTGCCAATTCCCGACGGAATAAGCTCAAACGAGTAGACTGCCATCTAGCGGACTGGAAGTCGCCTCCAATCGCGCCCGGGACATCAACAGTGGCCCTGGAACGGCAAGCCCGGGAAATGTAGAGACTCCCATCATAATGGTGGCGAGAATTCCAGTATATGCTGGAAAGATATCATCTACTAAATTTTCGACGGATATACACCAAAAGTGTGTTAATGCGATGGGTTTTGGCGAGGATACAGAATCTGATATGTGGTAATGGGATGTTGATAGATGTCGAATGAATGGCAACCGGCTAATATATACGAGGTGTTGTCAGATGATCGTGCGCGTCAGATCCTCGTCGCGACCAACGACGCCCAACGATCGGCCCAAGATATCTCCGATATCTGCGATGGAAGTCTCTCCTCGATCTATCGCCGTCTCGATATTCTGTCCGAATATGACTTGCTCGAAAAGGAGATCCGGATCGACCAAGACGGACACCATCACAGCGTCTACGAGCCGGATTTCGAAGCGATCGAAGTCCAACTCGACGACGACGTTATCGAAGTCACCGTCGACCGTGGTGGAGAGACAAACACGCACGTCGAAGAGTGGCAGTCACTCGATTTTTGAGGGTTTGGCGGC
The sequence above is drawn from the Halorhabdus sp. CBA1104 genome and encodes:
- a CDS encoding helix-turn-helix domain-containing protein, translated to MSDDRARQILVATNDAQRSAQDISDICDGSLSSIYRRLDILSEYDLLEKEIRIDQDGHHHSVYEPDFEAIEVQLDDDVIEVTVDRGGETNTHVEEWQSLDF
- a CDS encoding GNAT family N-acetyltransferase encodes the protein MDDSDYRIEGSGDREDAYEVRFAVFVEEQGVDPDIEVDEHEDEAIHFVAYADDEPVGAARLREPEAGVGKVERLAVLQSHRGNGLGKALMNAVEREARDRALTTLTLHGQLRVAEFYEYLGYERASEEFMEAGIPHVEMTKSLEA
- the hmgA gene encoding hydroxymethylglutaryl-CoA reductase (NADPH), with the translated sequence MADATDLLERLRSGELRLHELDEYAPADEAASARRAYIESETEADLETVGSYSIDAADAEPNIENMIGAIQVPLGVAGPLPVDGDVADDDYRVPLATTEGALVASVNRGMTAIREAGGATTSIAKSGITRAPVFTVDNVAEATAVADWVRDHEAEIESVAEETDPHIAFEDVTPYVVGDSVFLRFRYDTGDAMGMNMVTIASRAASELVEDETPAELVALSGNLCSDKKPAAINAVEGRGYTVGADVFIPDAVVADRFHATSEDIAAVNTRKNLVGSAKAGSLGFNAHVANIVGAAFLALGQDEAQVVEGSNAITSLEAREDGLYASVTLASLEVGTVGGGTALPTQSEALSILGVAGGGDPVGSNADELAEVIAAASLAGELSLLGALASRHLSSAHEELGR
- a CDS encoding DUF5817 domain-containing protein, giving the protein MYAVVGCSACSALWVVEGRPETTQCPRCGKRRQFDRLKKFVETAEADAAREVRAAMLAERQDLGDAFDGLDSYAEMDDRVHEDVIDDETYLESKGVDSEQVNAAADRASAGATTGPSRREVVVEALERLDEPDEDRVCRYASEHGVSESYVRQALQSLVRSGQVTEERGTYRLL